The following are from one region of the Methanospirillum hungatei genome:
- the hgcB gene encoding mercury methylation ferredoxin HgcB encodes MFNSYIENTLEFHEEKCINCKRCTEVCPHGVFAEAGGRVKLSEPKRCMECGACALNCPVQAIDVESGVGCAWAMISAALRGKDMDSGECSCGGGAGSCCGGETEGSSCGCGEG; translated from the coding sequence ATGTTTAATTCGTATATTGAAAATACGCTAGAATTTCATGAAGAGAAATGTATCAACTGTAAACGCTGCACAGAGGTCTGTCCACACGGTGTTTTTGCTGAAGCAGGCGGCCGGGTAAAACTTTCAGAACCGAAAAGGTGTATGGAATGTGGTGCCTGTGCCCTGAACTGTCCGGTCCAGGCAATTGATGTTGAAAGCGGTGTTGGGTGTGCCTGGGCGATGATTAGTGCCGCTTTACGGGGAAAGGATATGGATAGCGGAGAGTGCAGTTGTGGTGGTGGGGCTGGATCTTGCTGTGGCGGTGAGACAGAAGGGTCCTCATGTGGATGTGGAGAGGGATGA
- the hgcA gene encoding mercury methylation corrinoid protein HgcA, translating into MESSCCCSCSVPIPPVTSEITTANRIDHLLARWGYNRSGHRVTPGLYHLGNPNADSPVFASANYTLSFDALRSNLRGLDAYILVLDTKGINVWCAAGKGTFGTDELVKRIELTGLGQVVSHRTIIVPELGAPGIAAHEVKRRSGFLVQYGPVRAADLPEYLKMGKLTPEMRRVTFPMKDRLVLAPMELVHIALPAVIVTFILWFLAGYIAALAAITAVLAGTVLFPLLLPFLPTRDFSTKGLILGGIVAIPFSITYAGTSGLPEWALYAGATVPLLIMPPVVGYLGLNFTGSTPFTSRTGVKKEIFQYIPILATMTACGIIIGIALGISRLMEVI; encoded by the coding sequence ATGGAATCGTCTTGTTGTTGTTCCTGTTCTGTACCAATACCGCCTGTCACGAGTGAAATCACCACTGCTAACCGGATTGATCATCTCCTTGCACGATGGGGATATAATCGGTCAGGACACCGGGTAACACCCGGGCTGTACCACCTTGGCAATCCCAATGCTGACTCACCGGTCTTTGCATCTGCCAACTATACGCTCAGTTTTGATGCACTCCGCTCAAACCTCAGAGGGTTGGATGCATACATCCTTGTTCTGGATACCAAGGGAATTAATGTTTGGTGTGCAGCAGGAAAAGGGACGTTTGGTACGGATGAACTGGTCAAGAGAATTGAATTAACCGGCCTTGGACAGGTTGTATCACACCGCACGATCATCGTTCCCGAGCTCGGAGCACCTGGGATTGCTGCTCATGAAGTGAAACGAAGGAGTGGATTTTTAGTTCAATATGGTCCGGTTCGAGCTGCTGATCTCCCTGAATATCTGAAGATGGGAAAATTAACTCCTGAAATGCGTAGGGTTACCTTTCCGATGAAGGACCGTCTTGTTCTGGCACCAATGGAGCTTGTCCATATTGCTCTGCCGGCGGTAATTGTAACGTTTATTCTCTGGTTTTTAGCTGGATATATTGCTGCTCTAGCCGCAATTACTGCAGTCCTTGCCGGTACAGTCCTGTTCCCTCTTCTATTACCTTTCCTTCCGACCAGAGATTTCTCAACGAAAGGGCTGATTTTAGGAGGAATTGTTGCTATTCCTTTCTCAATCACATATGCAGGTACTTCTGGTCTTCCTGAATGGGCATTATATGCCGGTGCTACTGTCCCTCTCCTGATTATGCCCCCGGTTGTTGGATATCTGGGCCTGAATTTCACCGGATCAACTCCCTTTACGTCACGAACCGGAGTAAAAAAGGAGATATTCCAATATATCCCAATTCTAGCCACAATGACTGCTTGTGGAATAATTATTGGGATTGCTCTCGGGATATCCCGTTTGATGGAGGTGATCTGA
- the hgcC gene encoding HgcAB-associated protein HgcC → MGKLKKSEIITADEMRCSCGPKSSCTVESILTIDDRGQMVLPKDVRERAGIKPGDKLALISWEKEGSICCLALMKTENLSGMVKEVLSPILNDTGAE, encoded by the coding sequence ATGGGAAAACTAAAAAAATCCGAAATAATTACTGCAGACGAGATGAGATGCAGTTGTGGCCCAAAGAGCAGTTGCACGGTGGAATCCATTCTTACCATCGATGATAGGGGTCAGATGGTCCTGCCAAAAGATGTCAGAGAACGAGCAGGCATCAAACCTGGTGACAAACTGGCTCTTATCAGCTGGGAAAAAGAAGGGAGCATCTGCTGTCTGGCCCTCATGAAGACAGAGAACCTGAGTGGTATGGTGAAAGAAGTTCTCAGTCCAATTCTAAACGATACCGGAGCAGAATAA
- a CDS encoding GNAT family N-acetyltransferase — MFNTSSLSIQFLPIQESELGRINELSNIPEIAEHFETIPPVPMETTIALWQYIQNGIVSLWGIHTGDRIIGGAGYYVQPPGTRLSHSATFFLYIEPGYWGKGIGTKTIQFLEEEVRRKAYRRMECMVADTNPRAIRLYEHLGFEPEGKKKEAFFIDGIYVDLIILGKILNQE, encoded by the coding sequence ATGTTCAATACCTCTTCTCTTTCTATTCAATTCTTACCGATTCAGGAGTCAGAACTTGGCAGAATTAATGAATTGTCCAATATCCCGGAGATTGCCGAACATTTTGAGACGATCCCGCCGGTACCGATGGAAACGACAATAGCCCTGTGGCAGTATATCCAGAATGGGATTGTCTCCCTCTGGGGGATTCATACCGGTGACCGGATAATCGGTGGAGCTGGGTATTATGTACAGCCTCCAGGGACCAGACTTTCTCATTCGGCGACTTTTTTCCTCTATATTGAACCTGGATACTGGGGGAAAGGAATCGGTACAAAAACCATACAATTTTTGGAGGAAGAAGTCAGGAGGAAGGCATATCGACGAATGGAATGTATGGTGGCTGATACCAATCCCCGTGCTATCCGGTTGTATGAACATCTTGGATTTGAACCGGAAGGGAAAAAGAAAGAAGCATTTTTTATTGACGGTATCTATGTGGATCTCATAATCCTGGGTAAAATATTGAATCAGGAGTAA
- a CDS encoding CARDB domain-containing protein, which produces MISISYSRITIVILIFLIGSSHSVLAFETEQSEVLNIDGLKLDDGMIIAHITLPESVQTSIRPITVGLFVHDVSCSDAPLIGWGQMIPDPDSHVGISLYGHIPLGLTSENITVQAATNMNDKFPTLCSPYISPPKPLEYAVSSKEPAEIDSWYNSHTIETKSKPQYIIEDIIVSSDYMWVSPGSLIKPEVVVKNQGEDDTSPIPVQVDAYLGERLLTPNEAQISPLMNGEKKTFTLSYSIPSDLDYGTYDLTMVLDPNLLTGKGDAYSSGGKISLSTPDDDSFIGCAACWAAAHNN; this is translated from the coding sequence ATGATTTCTATCTCTTATTCCCGGATTACTATAGTTATTCTGATATTTCTTATTGGTAGTTCGCATTCTGTTTTGGCGTTTGAAACAGAACAATCAGAAGTTCTGAATATTGATGGGTTAAAACTTGATGATGGCATGATAATTGCACATATCACTCTCCCGGAAAGTGTTCAGACAAGTATCAGACCAATAACCGTCGGATTATTCGTTCATGATGTATCATGTTCCGATGCTCCCTTGATCGGTTGGGGACAGATGATCCCTGATCCTGATTCTCATGTAGGAATATCATTGTACGGACACATTCCCCTTGGTTTAACCTCTGAAAATATTACCGTGCAGGCAGCAACAAATATGAATGATAAATTTCCGACATTGTGTTCTCCATATATTTCTCCTCCTAAACCTCTAGAGTATGCTGTTTCTTCAAAAGAGCCTGCTGAAATAGATTCATGGTATAATTCCCATACAATAGAGACGAAAAGTAAACCCCAGTATATTATAGAAGATATCATTGTTTCATCAGATTATATGTGGGTGTCTCCTGGTTCGCTAATAAAACCTGAAGTTGTTGTAAAAAATCAGGGAGAAGATGACACTTCACCTATACCGGTACAGGTAGATGCATATCTGGGAGAAAGATTGCTTACCCCAAATGAGGCACAGATTTCACCATTGATGAATGGAGAAAAGAAAACGTTTACTCTGTCATATAGTATTCCTTCAGATCTGGATTATGGCACATATGATCTCACCATGGTACTAGATCCAAATCTTCTCACCGGAAAGGGAGATGCATATTCCAGCGGAGGAAAAATTTCTCTATCAACACCTGATGATGATTCGTTCATAGGATGTGCAGCATGTTGGGCTGCAGCACATAATAATTAA
- a CDS encoding ATP-binding cassette domain-containing protein, giving the protein MTVVIRADCLTKKFGKNTVVDHVSFEVSEGEIFGFLGQNGAGKTTTTRMLTGVLPSNSGTATILGYDVMKSPVYAKQRFGVVPETSNAYIDLSAQQNMFLMGELYDLPKSKILRRTEELLTLVGLIERKDQKVQAYSKGMKQRLILAMSLIHEPELLFLDEPTSGLDVQSTHMILSLLRDLNRNGMTIFLTTHNMEEANQLCNRVGIIRAGKMIALDAPEKLKSAIDREHRIEVSFAKDVPSIEPGDLPGIIRAEKTGDKWQIIVSDKDAAIRSIVAYSIEQNTAIVTLNTLAPTLDEAFIRLTREEEK; this is encoded by the coding sequence ATGACAGTAGTAATCCGGGCAGATTGTCTTACAAAAAAATTCGGGAAGAATACTGTAGTGGACCATGTGTCCTTCGAAGTGAGCGAGGGAGAAATATTCGGATTTCTGGGACAAAACGGTGCAGGAAAAACCACTACCACACGAATGCTTACCGGAGTGCTTCCTTCTAACAGCGGGACTGCGACGATTCTTGGATATGATGTCATGAAAAGTCCGGTTTATGCAAAACAGAGGTTTGGTGTGGTTCCGGAGACTTCAAATGCGTATATCGATCTCTCAGCACAGCAGAATATGTTCCTTATGGGAGAACTCTATGATCTTCCAAAATCAAAAATATTACGGCGTACAGAAGAATTATTAACATTAGTAGGATTAATTGAACGAAAGGACCAGAAGGTACAGGCGTATTCAAAAGGGATGAAACAGCGCCTTATCCTTGCAATGTCACTCATACATGAGCCTGAACTCCTCTTTCTTGATGAGCCTACGAGTGGTCTGGATGTGCAAAGCACTCATATGATACTCTCACTGCTTCGGGATTTGAACCGGAACGGAATGACCATCTTTTTAACAACCCATAATATGGAAGAAGCGAACCAGCTCTGTAACCGTGTTGGTATAATCAGGGCCGGGAAGATGATAGCGCTTGATGCACCTGAAAAACTTAAATCAGCAATAGACCGAGAGCACAGGATTGAAGTGAGTTTTGCAAAAGACGTTCCCAGTATAGAACCTGGAGATCTTCCCGGGATTATCAGGGCAGAAAAAACCGGAGATAAATGGCAGATAATTGTTTCAGATAAAGATGCAGCGATTCGGTCGATTGTAGCATATTCTATAGAGCAGAACACTGCAATCGTCACTCTCAATACACTGGCACCAACCCTGGATGAAGCATTCATAAGGCTTACCAGAGAGGAAGAAAAATGA
- a CDS encoding ABC transporter permease: protein MSPIHPYGIASQIRRAWAITKKDIRIYYLKGPVLIFGIIMPLFLFLAFFMGSRQIPLSFLIAGLVGMTLFFTATAVSPAIFPWEGSAKTLERLASTPITVEAMIFGDMVASALFSIGITFITVIIGIVLGLSLLHGFILLSVIIIGAWCFAAIGMLFAAMPTNTPSNIMMISNLVKFPLVFISGIFIPLEQMPPWGQMLAWFSPLTYIVDIVRYSFTNSNFLPIIIDFVVLILFTIAGTGLSMYLHKRLMPSRL, encoded by the coding sequence ATGAGTCCGATACATCCCTATGGGATTGCTTCACAGATACGACGGGCATGGGCTATTACAAAAAAGGATATCCGGATTTATTATTTGAAAGGTCCGGTCCTCATCTTTGGGATTATTATGCCATTATTTTTATTCCTTGCTTTTTTCATGGGTAGCAGGCAGATCCCTTTGTCTTTTCTTATTGCAGGACTTGTCGGAATGACACTCTTCTTTACAGCAACAGCAGTATCTCCGGCGATATTTCCCTGGGAAGGATCGGCAAAAACTCTTGAGCGACTTGCATCAACCCCGATAACCGTAGAAGCGATGATATTCGGTGATATGGTGGCATCAGCACTATTTTCCATTGGCATCACTTTTATTACGGTAATCATTGGTATAGTGCTTGGGCTATCACTTCTGCATGGATTCATTCTCCTCAGTGTGATTATCATTGGAGCCTGGTGTTTTGCAGCGATTGGTATGTTGTTTGCTGCAATGCCAACCAATACGCCTTCAAACATAATGATGATTTCAAACCTGGTGAAATTCCCGCTGGTTTTTATATCTGGAATATTCATTCCTCTTGAACAGATGCCTCCCTGGGGACAGATGTTAGCCTGGTTCTCTCCGCTGACCTATATTGTAGATATTGTCCGATATTCATTTACAAATTCGAACTTCTTGCCAATCATCATTGATTTCGTAGTTCTTATTCTGTTTACTATTGCAGGGACCGGTCTGTCGATGTATCTACATAAGAGACTGATGCCTTCGAGATTGTAA
- a CDS encoding nitrophenyl compound nitroreductase subunit ArsF family protein: MQAPRKDILIPLLLLAVITFIMIFSGGCGCNQIFTVENLSLQNYSTITSIPSSGVLEVYHFHETKQCYSCRVLGELAKETMNTSFMQEMDEGKIFFRSVNIQLPENAEIVSRFVPTSSSLMIGYTDEAGFHAENQIQLWYKLGDKIAFGEELSGVIRKRLSTVHA; this comes from the coding sequence ATGCAAGCTCCAAGAAAGGATATCCTGATACCGCTCCTCCTTCTCGCAGTAATTACATTCATTATGATCTTTTCAGGTGGATGCGGGTGCAACCAGATTTTTACCGTAGAAAATCTCTCCCTTCAAAATTATAGCACAATTACATCAATTCCTTCTTCTGGGGTTCTTGAAGTATATCATTTTCATGAAACCAAGCAATGTTATTCCTGCCGGGTGCTTGGTGAACTGGCGAAAGAGACCATGAATACATCATTCATGCAGGAGATGGATGAAGGGAAGATCTTCTTCAGATCCGTGAATATTCAACTCCCGGAGAATGCGGAGATTGTATCCAGATTCGTGCCAACTTCATCCTCGCTCATGATTGGATACACGGATGAGGCAGGGTTTCATGCAGAGAACCAGATACAACTCTGGTATAAACTTGGAGATAAAATTGCATTTGGAGAGGAATTATCCGGTGTGATCAGAAAGAGACTGTCAACGGTTCATGCATGA
- a CDS encoding putative zinc-binding protein, translating to MMLNDSEITLITCSGISNTGKLTAKVGEILIRRCPGQIEMCLPARAQPEKMLDALAHAEKILVVDGCSDCCGRKKLKEQGYDPDIHIIATECGIVKNGMEEPRFDEIELLTSVVREKIR from the coding sequence ATGATGCTCAATGATTCAGAAATTACCCTCATCACCTGTTCCGGGATCTCAAACACCGGAAAACTTACGGCAAAGGTTGGAGAGATACTCATCAGGCGATGTCCGGGTCAGATAGAAATGTGCCTTCCTGCAAGGGCACAGCCAGAGAAGATGCTGGATGCTCTTGCCCATGCTGAAAAGATCCTGGTGGTTGATGGGTGTTCTGACTGTTGCGGTAGGAAAAAACTCAAAGAACAGGGATATGATCCGGATATTCATATTATCGCAACCGAATGCGGTATTGTGAAGAACGGTATGGAAGAACCCCGATTTGATGAGATTGAACTACTAACATCCGTTGTCCGGGAAAAAATCAGGTAA
- a CDS encoding putative zinc-binding protein, with translation MAEQAPCTCGSNEKNRLIFPCSGQANTGQISNQAAIQLSDEGYGSFVCTALLASGSESLAERAKGVQEVVAIDGCGMDCARKILEQAGVPVHQHLVITDLGIEKKSGNRSFTSDEVESIVSAAWKGEGKLQESNSGEKKSDGSGGCGCDCGGKCG, from the coding sequence ATGGCAGAGCAGGCTCCATGCACCTGTGGAAGTAATGAGAAGAACCGACTTATATTCCCCTGCTCCGGACAGGCAAACACCGGACAGATATCAAATCAGGCTGCGATTCAGTTATCTGACGAGGGATATGGCAGTTTTGTCTGCACGGCTTTGCTTGCATCAGGATCAGAGTCTCTGGCTGAACGTGCCAAAGGGGTGCAGGAAGTCGTCGCAATCGATGGGTGCGGGATGGATTGTGCACGAAAGATCCTGGAGCAGGCAGGAGTTCCGGTTCATCAGCACCTCGTAATAACCGATCTTGGTATTGAAAAGAAGAGCGGTAACCGGTCATTTACTTCAGATGAAGTTGAGTCAATCGTCTCTGCTGCGTGGAAAGGGGAAGGAAAGCTGCAGGAGTCCAATTCCGGGGAGAAGAAATCCGATGGTTCAGGAGGCTGTGGCTGTGATTGTGGCGGAAAATGCGGTTAA
- a CDS encoding thioredoxin family protein: MKLEVFGTGCTKCKRMYDNVTEAVKKSGIEADIVKVEALEEIVNRGVMMTPSLFLDGEEVVAGRVPTVNEIMEIIQESA, translated from the coding sequence ATGAAACTTGAAGTATTCGGAACCGGCTGCACAAAATGCAAACGAATGTATGACAATGTGACTGAAGCAGTGAAGAAATCCGGAATTGAGGCAGATATTGTAAAAGTTGAGGCACTTGAGGAGATTGTGAACAGAGGCGTGATGATGACTCCGTCTCTCTTCCTGGACGGCGAGGAGGTTGTTGCCGGCCGGGTTCCCACCGTCAACGAGATCATGGAAATTATTCAGGAGAGTGCATAA